CATTGACCAATTCCACCAGGGCGGCATACGACGAGTAGGACAGCGGAAATTTGGCGACGGCGTCATTGAACAGCGCATAGGCCTGGGCACTATCGCCCAGCGCCAGGTAGGCGCGCCCCATCAGCAAATCCATATCCGCCTTGAGGTAATCATTGGCGGTGGTTGTGTATACATTTTGATAGGCCAGAATGGCGGCCTGATGGTCACCGCGGGCGGTATGCAGTTTGCCCAGCTTGACCTGCAAAGCCAGCGTATCGCCCAGGCGCGGGGCTGCCAGGGCCTGTTCATACGCCGCCTGAGCGCCGGCCAGGTCCCCGCCGGCCTGCAGCACATCGCCGCGCTGCTCGTGTACGTAGGCGGCCAGCAGCTCGGGCCGCAGCGCCAGGTAGGCTTGATACTCGGCATCCGCCGCGGCGGAGTTATTGGCGGCAGCATACAACTCCGCCAGGGCAAAATGCGCTCCGGCAGCCTCACTACTGCCAGGGTATTGCTCAAGCACCGCATTCAGCGCACGGCTGGCTTCGCTAGCACGCCCCAGCTTGGCATACGCGCGCCCAATCCCCAATTGCGCCGCGGCATGCAGCGAGGTTTCATCGCTTTGCAGGACGCGCTGATACTCCGCCAGTGCCGCTTCCCAGTCTCCATAGAAAAAGAGCTGATCCGCCGATTGCACCCGCGCCTGATTGGTGAGCGTGGGTGTGGCCGCGGGCTGGGCGGTGGCGGAGGGCAGGATCTGCACACTGGGCAGAGTAGACGTGGGCAACGAAGGATCGAGCACGCGTTGCAGATTGCACGCCAGGCTACTCAGCGTCAGGGCGAGCACAGTGAGGAGGATGGCTCGACGGGGCATGCCAGCCACTATACCGTAAAACGATTCCAGAGGCAGCTGCCTCATAGTGGCCTCATTTTTTGAGTACACTTAGGCGCATGGGGGCTACCGAGCACCGCTACCGCATCTCCGATCTGGCCAGCAATGAACGCCCGCGTGAGCGCCTGAAAGCACAGGGCGCGGCAGCGCTCAGCACGGCGGAGCTGCTGGCGGTTTTGCTGCGCACCGGGCTGCAAGGCGAGAACGCCGTGGCGCTGGCCCAGCGTTTGTTGCAAAGCTTCGGCGGGTTGCCTGGCCTGCAACGCGCCGATTTTGCCGAGATGGAAGCTACGCTGGGCCTGGGCGAAGCGAAAACTGCCACGATCAAGGCGGCCATCGAACTGGGCCGCCGCCTGCACACCCAGGATCCGCAGCAACGCCTGCGCATCAGCAGCCCAGCCGACGCCGCGGCGCTGCTGCAATACGAAATGAGCGCGCTGGAGCAGGAACACCTGCGCGCCATCCTGCTGAGCACGCGCAACGAAGTCATCGAAGTGGTAGAGATCTACCGCGGCTCGCTGAACAGCGCCCCGGTGCGCATCGCCGATGTGTTCAAGCCTGCCATCCGCAAGAACGCCGCGGCGCTCATTCTGGCGCACAACCACCCCAGCGGCGACCCAACGCCCAGCCCAGATGATGTTGCACTCACCAAAGCGATTCGTGAAGCGGGTGTATTGTTAGGAGTGGAGCTGCTTGACCATGTAGTGATCGGCCAGGGGCGTTTTGTCTCGTTGAAAGAAAAACGCTTGGGTTTTTAGCGCGGCAAGCGCCTAGAACGTGATCTCAAAGCTGGTGAATTCGCTGCTGGCCGGCTGCCAGCTGAGTGCGCAGGAGTGCACATCAGCCGCGGGCGGCCCGCTGCCTACGGCGCGGGCCAACTGCTCCAACTGCGGGCGCGGCCCTTCGGCCAGCAGCTCCACCGTGCCATTGGGCAGGTTGCGTACCCAACCCGTGAGCCCAAGCTGGCGCGCCGTCTGCCACACAAAATAGCGAAAACCCACGCCTTGCACGCCGCCGCTCACCTCGGCGTGCAAGCGTTCCGCGTTAGCCATGCTGGGCGCCCCCGCGTGCCGCCAGGCGCATCAGGCCCCATAAGAGCGCAGCCACCCCGGCGGCCGCGGCCAGCGCACGCCATTGCACCTGTGGCCATACACTGTGGCTTGCAAAACTGGCCTGATACCAATCCTGCTCCAGTTGCAAGAGATCGACGCCAAAGGCCGCCTGGGTGGCGTTGATACAATCGCCGCTGCGCGCATACGCCTCTACCAGCACGCCAAAACCTGCGGTGTTAAAGCGCTGCAGCAGATAGCGTACCAAGGCCGCCGATTGCTGCAGCGCCAACTGGGCCTGCGCGCCCTCGCCGGGCAATGCCTGACACAGCGTATACAACGGCAGCAGGCTGCCGGCCGCCGCCGCGGTTTGCAACTCTGCCGTGGCCGCCGGGCCATCGCTGGCCAGCCCGTAGGCAATCCCGGCCCGCAACCAAGCCGGCAGGTTGGCGTAGCCGCTGGCGCCCAGGCCATCGTAGAGCACCTGGTGTGCCACCTCCTGCTGCACCTGCGCCTCCACGTCTGGCCCCAACGCAAACAGCAGCACCCCCTGACCGGGCGGCATGTGGCCGGCCGCCCAGGGATAGTGCGCCAGCGTGGCCGCCCGCTCAAGATCAGCCGGCTGGTTGTAGACGCGCAGCGTGAGCGGCTGCGGCTCGCGCAGCGGCAGCAGCGCCTGCAGGCGCAGCACGCTGGCGCGGGCCGCGGCCAGCAGGCGCGTGGCATCGGCGGGTTGGCCGCTGTGCCAGAGCAACGTGAAGGGCGCTAGCTGCGCCTGCTGCCAGGTGAAGCGATTGTCTTCGTAGGTAAAGTGATACACCGGGCTTTCAAAAAAGTCGCCGTGATCTGAGGCAATGCGAAACCAATAACGAATTGGGCGAAAAGCCTGAGGTTGATTCTGGTTATCGAGGGCCACATGGACGTCCAACTGGCCTGGGGTGATCTCGCCCTCATATACCCAGGTGCGCGGGTCATCACCAACTTGGTAAAAAACATAGCCTTCCAGGATCACCGGGCGGCTGGTGAAGCTGGCGCTGAAGTCTAAGCTTTCGCCAAAGTAATACTCTACGGATTGGGCAGTGAATTCAATCGCGCTTTGAGCCCGGGCATTCTGCACGCCCAGCAAACACCCTATGAGAAGCGCCAGGCACCATTGGCCGATGCGTTGCATTAGGGCTCATTATACGAAAGCTGCGGCCGCGCCCTATGCGGCCAGCCACTCAGCCTTACTCGTCACTGTCTTCGTCTGTGTCGTCGGGCAGATCGGGATTGGCAAAATCATCCAGGTCTTCGGGGGAGAAATCCAGCAGGCTAAGCTCGTCCATCTCATTGGTAAAGGCCAGATTTTCGATGGCGCTTTCCAACAATTCGATCTCGTCATCATCCTCACTGCGCTCGATCATCTCTTCGAGCACATCCGAGATGCCATTGCCACCGATCTGCGAGAGGGCCCAGGCGGCCGCCAGGCGCACTTCGCTCTCTTCATCTTGCAACAGGTCAAACAAGCCGGGGCGCGCCTCACTGAGCTCCAGTTCGCCGGCGGCACGGGCGGCCTCGCGGCTGATCTCACGGTTGGGGTCGCTCAGGCTTTGGATCACCATCGGGCTCCAGCGTTCATCTGCCGAGCGCCCCATGGCAAACAAAGCCGTGCTGACCCATTCCTCTTCGCCGCCTTCAAAGGCTTCTTCGATCATCTCGGCAATTTCGGGGCGGCTGGAGAAGCCCATCGCTTCCAGGGCGCGGCGCTGGATCAGCGGGTCTTCGCTGCCGTGCAGCACGTCCAACAAGGCGCTTTCGGCGGCCTGGTGCGCCGCAGCGGGAATATCGCCAACTTCGCCCAGGTAGACGAAGCGCCCGAGGGTATCGGCCGCCTGGGCGCGGGCTTCGCTATCCGGGTCATGCTGGAGCATGTGCACCAGTGGCGTCACCAGACGTGCCTGCTCGGTGATCCACAAGCCGCGGGCGGCCAGCGTGCGCACCCCTGCATCGGCGTCACTCAACGCCATCTCGTTCAGGGAATCGAAGTGCATCACCTGGTTGCTCTCAGCCAAGCCTTCGCTCTCCTCGAGCACGGCGCGGCGGCGCGCCAGGGGCAGTTGCGGCCACAGCGTCTTCAGCGCGGCCAGATCCTCTGCCTCCAACGCCGAGAGGCGGTAGAGGGTGCGCATGGCCAGCGGGGTGTGTTCATCTTGCAGCGCCGCCAGCACTTGGCGAAAATCTACTTCGCTCTGCGCGCCAGCGTCAAAATCATCCATTGGAATTTCGTTTGTCATATTAAGGCAGCACCAAAGGGTTGAGAAAATCTTGCAGATTGATATAGACCATCGCCATTAGCAAGAAGGCCAGGCCCACCAGATTGACCGCATTTTGATAGGCCTGCGGGATCCGGCGGCCAAAGATCACTTCCGGCAAGGTGAACAGAATACGGCCGCCATCCAGCGCCGGCACCGGCAGCAAATTCAGCAGGCCGAGCGACACCGAGATCGAGGCGAAGAAGGAGAGCGTGTTTACACCGGAGGGCAGCGGGCTATCCGGAGCGGAATCCGCCTCACGCACTTCCGTGTAGATATCGTACATGCCCTTATAGCCCACCAGGCGCCCCTGGCTCGAATCGAGCTCGCCGCGGGCAATGCGCCCCGGCAGGCTCAGCAAAATATCGGCCTGATCGTAAATCGCCCGGCCGCCTTCCACCAGCGCCTGCGCAACGCCCACGGGCACCGAGGGGTGGCCCATCGAGATGCCGATGGCGCCATCTTCGGGCGCGGGGTCACGCGGCACTAGGGTGGTGCGCTCGATCTGCCCGTCGCGGGCGTACTCCAGCAGGATCTCACGCCCCAGGTTGGCATAGATCGCCTCGCGCAAAACCTCGCTGCTGGTCACTACTTCCCCATTGACGCGGCGCAACTCATCGCCCACTTGCAAGCCGGCCTGCTCGGCGGGCGATCCGGCGGATACGCTCATCACCAGCACGCGGCTGGTATCCGGCTGGCCCAGCTGCACAAAGATCAGCGCGTACAGCAACAGGGCAGCCAGCAAGTTCATCGCCGGCCCGGCAATGAAGATAAAGATGCGTTTCCAGGGGCTGGCCGCCGAAAAGCCACCGGGCACGTTGGGGTCATTCTCGCCAGCCGGCATGGCAAAGCCGCCCAGGGGAATGGCGTTGAGGGTGAACTCGGTTTCCTGAATTTTGAACAGGCGCACCAGCCGCGGCGGGAAACCGATGCCGAATTCTTGCACCGGAATGCCGCAGGCCTTGGCCGCCAGGTAGTGGCCCAACTCATGCACCACGATCAGCGCGGCGATCGCGCCGACAAATTGCAGCAAGGCAATGATTGCATTCATGCAGGGATTATATCCACTGGCGGCGGAGCGCGGCGCAGTGCGCAGCTAAAAAGCAGATGAGGCTTAGGTGCCGATGAGCTGCGCCGGGCCGCCCGGGCTGGCGCGCAAGACGCGCTGCACGCCGGGGATCTCCGCCAGGCGCAGGGCCACTTCGGTGGAATCGGCGGCGTGGGTGAGCACATGCACGTTAGGCCCGGCATCCAGTGTGTAGCCGGCCTGCAGCCCTTCGGCGCGCCAAGCCGCCACGGCGCGCATCACTGCCAGGCTGGGCGGCTGCCAATACAACAAGGGCGGCTGCGAGGTCATCATCACCGCGTGCATCAGGTGATTGTCGAGCTCCATCACCGCCGCCAGCGCGGCCAGGTCTTGCGCCTCGATGGCGGCGCGCGCCTGCGCCAGGCGCTGCTCGGCGCCGTGCAAGCGGGCGGCCTGCAGCGGGCTGGTCTCCGCCAGCGGGTGGCCGGCGCTGGAGCCGACCGCCTTGTGCTCTTCGCTGATCACGGCAATGTTGTCGACCAGCTCCCAATGCTGGCGCGGGGCCACGGAGTAGGCGAAGCTGGCCTCATCGCTCTCGGCGGCGCGCCATTCTACAAAGCCATCCGGCACGGAGCGGCTGGCTGAGCCTGAGCCGCGGCGGGCCAGGCGCGAGAGGGCGCGCTCGTCCAATTGCAGGCCGGCGGCGCGGCTGGCGGCCAAGGCCAGGGCAGCAAATGCTGAAGAAGATGAAGCAATGCCTGAGCCGCTGGGAAAATTGTTGCTGCTTTCTACGCTGGCGAAGTGCTGAATGCCCGCCATGCTGCGCACAATATCCAGCACGGCGGCCACGCGCGCCACCTGCGGCGGGCTGGCCGGCGCGGCGTTGAGCTGCAGGGTATCGGCCGCCAACGCATCGTCAAAGCGCACGGTGGTGCGCGTCTCCAAGCCCGCCAGGTTCATCGAAAGCGAGCTGTTGGCAGGCAAACGCAACGCATCGTCGCGATTGCCCCAATACTTGATGAAGGCGATATTCGGGTGAGCCAGTGCGGTGGCGCTTTGCATGCGATGGTTCGCCGGAGCTAAGGAGCGGCCGCTCAGGCCAGGAAGTCCTCAGCAAAATGGCAGGCCACCTGGTGCCCCGGGCGCAGCTCACGCAGCTGTGGCTCTTCGGCCGCACAGCGTTCCAGGCGGGCGATCGGGCAGCGCGGGTGGAAGCGGCAACCGCTGGGCGGATTCAGCGGGCTGGGCACATCGCCAGTGAGCACGGCGCGCGTGCGCTTGCGCTCCGGATCGGGCATGGGGATGGCCGACATGAGCGCCTGGGTGTAGGGGTGCAACGGCTTGGCGAAGAGCTCATCGCGGGTGGCTACCTCGACAATTTTGCCCAGATACATCACGGCGACGCGGTCGGAAATATGTTCGACCACCGCCAGGTTGTGCGCCACGAACAGATAGGTCAGCCCAAGCTCATCTTGCAAATCCTTGAGGATATTGAGCACCTGGGCCTGAATCGACACATCCAGAGCCGATACCGGCTCATCGAGAATAATGAATTCGGGATCCAGCACGAGAGCACGCGCAATGCCGATGCGTTGGCGCTGGCCGCCGGAGAATTCGTGCGGGTAGCGGCTGGCATGGTATTCCTCCAGCCCCACCATCTTGAGCGCCTTGAGTACGCGCGCATAGCGTTCATCTACACTGCCAAGCTTATGGATCACCAGGCCTTCGGCAATCGCATCGCCCACGGGCAACCGCGGATCGAGCGAAGCGTACGGATCCTGAAAGACGATCTGCATCTTGCGGCGCAACTGCTTGAGCTCTTCGCCACGCGCGGCGAAGACGTCTTGCTCGCGGAAGAAGACGTTGCCGCCGGTGGCGCTATCCAGGCGCAGCATGGTTTGGCTCACCGTGGTCTTGCCGCAGCCGGATTCGCCCACCAAGCCGAGCGTTTCGCCCTGCTTGATGCTGAAGCTGACATCGTCTACCGCTTTGACTTCGGCCACCTGATTGGACAGGAAGCCATCATTGACTGTGTAGTATTTGCGCAGGTTCTCTACGCGCACCAAATCGTGAGCTTGTTTTGCACTCATACACCCGCCAGCGTGATCGGGGCCGTGTGGCCCTCGGCGTTCTCATATA
The DNA window shown above is from Anaerolineales bacterium and carries:
- the mvaD gene encoding diphosphomevalonate decarboxylase, which gives rise to MQSATALAHPNIAFIKYWGNRDDALRLPANSSLSMNLAGLETRTTVRFDDALAADTLQLNAAPASPPQVARVAAVLDIVRSMAGIQHFASVESSNNFPSGSGIASSSSAFAALALAASRAAGLQLDERALSRLARRGSGSASRSVPDGFVEWRAAESDEASFAYSVAPRQHWELVDNIAVISEEHKAVGSSAGHPLAETSPLQAARLHGAEQRLAQARAAIEAQDLAALAAVMELDNHLMHAVMMTSQPPLLYWQPPSLAVMRAVAAWRAEGLQAGYTLDAGPNVHVLTHAADSTEVALRLAEIPGVQRVLRASPGGPAQLIGT
- a CDS encoding acylphosphatase, yielding MANAERLHAEVSGGVQGVGFRYFVWQTARQLGLTGWVRNLPNGTVELLAEGPRPQLEQLARAVGSGPPAADVHSCALSWQPASSEFTSFEITF
- a CDS encoding site-2 protease family protein, with protein sequence MNAIIALLQFVGAIAALIVVHELGHYLAAKACGIPVQEFGIGFPPRLVRLFKIQETEFTLNAIPLGGFAMPAGENDPNVPGGFSAASPWKRIFIFIAGPAMNLLAALLLYALIFVQLGQPDTSRVLVMSVSAGSPAEQAGLQVGDELRRVNGEVVTSSEVLREAIYANLGREILLEYARDGQIERTTLVPRDPAPEDGAIGISMGHPSVPVGVAQALVEGGRAIYDQADILLSLPGRIARGELDSSQGRLVGYKGMYDIYTEVREADSAPDSPLPSGVNTLSFFASISVSLGLLNLLPVPALDGGRILFTLPEVIFGRRIPQAYQNAVNLVGLAFLLMAMVYINLQDFLNPLVLP
- a CDS encoding dipeptide ABC transporter ATP-binding protein, whose protein sequence is MSAKQAHDLVRVENLRKYYTVNDGFLSNQVAEVKAVDDVSFSIKQGETLGLVGESGCGKTTVSQTMLRLDSATGGNVFFREQDVFAARGEELKQLRRKMQIVFQDPYASLDPRLPVGDAIAEGLVIHKLGSVDERYARVLKALKMVGLEEYHASRYPHEFSGGQRQRIGIARALVLDPEFIILDEPVSALDVSIQAQVLNILKDLQDELGLTYLFVAHNLAVVEHISDRVAVMYLGKIVEVATRDELFAKPLHPYTQALMSAIPMPDPERKRTRAVLTGDVPSPLNPPSGCRFHPRCPIARLERCAAEEPQLRELRPGHQVACHFAEDFLA
- the radC gene encoding DNA repair protein RadC; protein product: MGATEHRYRISDLASNERPRERLKAQGAAALSTAELLAVLLRTGLQGENAVALAQRLLQSFGGLPGLQRADFAEMEATLGLGEAKTATIKAAIELGRRLHTQDPQQRLRISSPADAAALLQYEMSALEQEHLRAILLSTRNEVIEVVEIYRGSLNSAPVRIADVFKPAIRKNAAALILAHNHPSGDPTPSPDDVALTKAIREAGVLLGVELLDHVVIGQGRFVSLKEKRLGF
- a CDS encoding HEAT repeat domain-containing protein translates to MTNEIPMDDFDAGAQSEVDFRQVLAALQDEHTPLAMRTLYRLSALEAEDLAALKTLWPQLPLARRRAVLEESEGLAESNQVMHFDSLNEMALSDADAGVRTLAARGLWITEQARLVTPLVHMLQHDPDSEARAQAADTLGRFVYLGEVGDIPAAAHQAAESALLDVLHGSEDPLIQRRALEAMGFSSRPEIAEMIEEAFEGGEEEWVSTALFAMGRSADERWSPMVIQSLSDPNREISREAARAAGELELSEARPGLFDLLQDEESEVRLAAAWALSQIGGNGISDVLEEMIERSEDDDEIELLESAIENLAFTNEMDELSLLDFSPEDLDDFANPDLPDDTDEDSDE